GTGGCCCTTCAGCGTCTCGATCACGCTGGCGATGCCGTCGTGGCGGCCCACCCGCAGGTTGTCGCGCTGCCCGACATCGTGGGTGAGCACGACCCGGGAGTTCTGACCCATCCGGCTCAGCACCGTCAGCAGCACGTTGCGTTCCAGCGACTGCGCCTCGTCGACGATCACGAAGGCGTCGTGCAGCGAGCGTCCGCGGATGTGCGTGAGCGGCAGCACCTCCAGCATCCCGCGCTCCACGACCTCCTCCAGCACGTTCCCGGAGACGACTGAGCCGAGCGTGTCGAACACCGCCTGACCCCACGGCCCCATCTTCTCGCCCTGATCGCCGGGCAGGTAGCCGAGCTCCTGCCCGCCGACGGCGAACAGGGGCCGGAACACGATGATCTTCTTCTGCTGCTGCCGCTCCAGCACGGCCTCGAGCCCGGCGCACAGCGCGAGCGCCGACTTTCCGGTGCCGGCGCGTCCGCCGAGCGACACGATGCCCACTTCCGGGTCGAGCAGCAGGTCGATGGCGATGCGCTGCTCGGCAGACCGGCCGTGCAGGCCGAACACCTCGCGGTCGCCGCGCACCAGCCGGTACTCGCCGTCTCCGGTGACCCGGGCCAGAGCCGAGCCGCGCTCGGAGTGCACCACGAGCCCCGTGTTCACCGGGATGCCGATCACCTGCTCGCTGACGCCCACCTCGCTCTCGTAGAGATCGCTCATGTCGTCGCCGGACAGGTCCAGGGATGCGATGCCGGTCCACCCGGAGTCCACCGCCTGCTCGGCCAGGTACTCCTCGGCCGCGAGCCCGAGAGATGCGGCCTTGACCCGCATGGGCAGGTCCTTCGAGACGATCGTCACCTCCTGACCGTCCTGCGCGAGCTGCGCGGCGGTGGCCAGGATGCGGCTGTCGTTGTCGCTGAGTCGGATGCCGGCGGGAAGGATCGACAGGTCGGCGCTGCCGAGCTCGACGCGCAGCGTGCCGCCTTCGCCGACCTCGACGGGGAAGTCGAGGCGGCCGTGCTCGATGCGCAGCTCGTCGAGGTGCCGCAGAGCACGGCGCGCGAAGTAGCCCAGCTCGGGGTCGTGGCGTTTGGCCTCCAGCTCCGAGATGACGACGACCGGCAGGACGATCGAGTGCTCCGCGAAGCGGAAGAGGGCCTGCGGGTCGCTGAGCAGCACGGATGTGTCGAGCACATATGTGCGAAGAGCCGTGTCATCATGCGACACGGCTCCGGCTGCCTTGCGGGTGGACTGCTGCTGCGCTGAACGTGTGGTCACGATCCACTCCTACCCGGGATGGATCCCGGCTATGCAGCGAGTCGACCAGGGCCACGAGTCGCGATCCGAAGGTCGACCCGACCGGGCGCGGTGCCCGATGCCTGTACGGTACGACGGCAGTGCCGCGGCACCCCCGCAAGACACGCGGGCGCGTCGGCTTAAGCGCGCGTGAACGTCGGGTGACCGAACGCGGTGAGCGCGTCGTCCAGCATCCGCAGCGTCTCCGCACCCGTGCCCGCATGCGCGGCCACCCGCACCGCGCCGGCGCGAACGGTCGCCGAGATCCCGCCATCGCCCAGCGCACGTCCGAGACCCTCCGGATCGTCCGGGACGAGCGAGACGATCCCGGCTCGCCGCCGGGGGTCCGTCGGCGTGGCGACGCGGATGCCGTGGCGCTCCGCGACTGCGAGGATCTCGTCGACGTTCGCGGTCACCCGCTGCGCGACGGCGGGGACGCCTGCGGCCC
Above is a genomic segment from Microbacterium sp. W4I4 containing:
- a CDS encoding PhoH family protein: MTTRSAQQQSTRKAAGAVSHDDTALRTYVLDTSVLLSDPQALFRFAEHSIVLPVVVISELEAKRHDPELGYFARRALRHLDELRIEHGRLDFPVEVGEGGTLRVELGSADLSILPAGIRLSDNDSRILATAAQLAQDGQEVTIVSKDLPMRVKAASLGLAAEEYLAEQAVDSGWTGIASLDLSGDDMSDLYESEVGVSEQVIGIPVNTGLVVHSERGSALARVTGDGEYRLVRGDREVFGLHGRSAEQRIAIDLLLDPEVGIVSLGGRAGTGKSALALCAGLEAVLERQQQKKIIVFRPLFAVGGQELGYLPGDQGEKMGPWGQAVFDTLGSVVSGNVLEEVVERGMLEVLPLTHIRGRSLHDAFVIVDEAQSLERNVLLTVLSRMGQNSRVVLTHDVGQRDNLRVGRHDGIASVIETLKGHDLFGHVTLTRSERSAIAALVTELLEGGELS